Proteins encoded within one genomic window of Glycine soja cultivar W05 chromosome 1, ASM419377v2, whole genome shotgun sequence:
- the LOC114408237 gene encoding uncharacterized protein LOC114408237 yields the protein MILSRVLRGAAGKLEKRPAEAPQSLMDIVLTLAEAIRFGYAETLGTWHLFDLPRAILYTIMDKGKKTIPMECGERSDCVQLKDPKILDELYEIRKCLTRTMLFSKKRFRAFLLAAGIPNEDVLLRKKRARILKPAFTVIRDKESKCLLVFIRGTQSLKDTLTDAIGAPVSFNHFICSDDGELKRNNKVSGHGHRGMVAAARWIKKHCTTILLEDLRRHPDFQIKIVGHSLGGGTAVLLTYMLREIKQFSSCTCVTFGPAASVSLELAEFGKPFITSIINDSDIVPTLSAYSIHDFIFEGQIKHKKILNAARSAVVSRLPFASTAKAIADHAVTRGTQVVKKHKERTRLLLSLSQQPENVGALSSSKSDNLAEASRSTETSYEVSEEIIISESTSDEDESIFSSDDESQHDDIDEEEQIISAFQNITASTAASDEELLNQLEKLELEKHDDIPNIHVKENQEATTSIDVTEEEKKVVLVHTEESAGAVTASYNLEKHPLYPPGRIMHIVPAPSNSSENSNSDDYDPDEKYLYLYETPKQLYGKLRVSRRMILDHMTNKYLKMIQQLINQLENQS from the exons ATGATATTGTCGAGAGTGCTTAGAGGGGCTGCCGGGAAGCTTGAAAAGAGGCCAGCTGAGGCACCCCAAAGTCTCATGGACATAGTGCTCACCTTAGCAGAAGCCATCAGGTTCGGTTATGCTGAGACACTGGGCACATGGCACCTCTTCGACTTGCCCAGAGCCATCCTTTACACTATCATGGACAAG GGTAAGAAAACAATTCCAATGGAATGTGGGGAAAGAAGTGATTGTGTACAACTGAAGGACCCCAAAATACTAGACGAGTTATATGAGATAAGAAAATGCTTGACACGGACCATGCTTTTCAGCAAAAAACGGTTTCGTGCGTTTTTACTGGCTGCTGGAATCCCCAACGAGGATGTTCTCCTacggaagaaaagagctagg ATTCTAAAGCCGGCTTTCACAGTTATACGTGATAAAGAATCAAAATGTTTGCTTGTGTTCATCCGTGGAACTCAAAGCTTAAAAGACACACTGACAGATGCAATCGGTGCTCCCGTGTCCTTCAATCATTTCATTTGCAGCGATGATGGTGAGCTGAAGAGGAACAACAAGGTTTCAGGACATGGACACCGTGGTATGGTTGCTGCAGCTCGTTGGATTAAGAAGCACTGCACCACTATACTACTTGAAGATCTTCGTCGACACCCCGATTTCCAAATCAAG ATCGTTGGGCACTCGCTTGGTGGTGGTACTGCTGTGCTGTTGACATATATGCTTAGAGAAATAAAGCAGTTCTCTTCATGCACTTGTGTCACGTTTGGCCCAG CTGCCTCCGTGTCATTGGAGTTAGCAGAATTCGGGAAGCCCTTTATCACTTCCATTATAAATGATTCAGACATAGTGCCTACATTGTCAGCTTATTCTATTCATGATTTCATTTTTGAG GGTCAGATTAAGCATAAGAAAATCCTAAATGCTGCTCGTAGCGCAGTTGTATCTCGCTTACCATTTGCTTCTACTGCGAAAGCCATTGCTGATCATGCAGTAACCCGTGGCACCCAG GTTGTGAAGAAGCATAAAGAAAGAACTCGCTTATTGTTATCCTTGTCCCAACAACCTGAGAATGTTGGCGCATTGTCAAGCTCTAAATCAGATAACTTGGCTGAAGCTTCTCGATCAACCGAGACAAGTTATGAAGTGTCTGAAGAGATAATAATCTCAGAGTCTACGAGTGACGAAGACGAATCGATTTTCTCTAGTGATGATGAATCTCAGCATGATGACATAGATGAAGAGGAACAAATCATATCAGCTTTTCAGAACATTACTGCTTCCACTGCAGCCTCTGACGAAGAATTGTTGAATCAACTGGAGAAGCTTGAACTGGAGAAACACGATGATATCCCTAACATTCATGTTAAGGAAAACCAAGAGGCTACCACTTCCATAGATGTCactgaagaagagaaaaaagttgTTCTTGTTCATACTGAAGAAAGTGCTGGTGCAGTCACAGCTTCATACAACTTGGAAAAGCATCCTCTTTATCCTCCAGGCAGGATCATGCATATTGTTCCTGCACCATCTAATTCATCTGAAAATTCTAATTCAGATGACTATGATCCTGATGAGAAGTACCTTTACTTATATGAAACGCCTAAACAGCTGTATGGAAAGCTTAGAGTTTCAAGAAGGATGATACTTGATCATATGACGAACAAGTATCTAAAGATGATACAGCAATTAATCAATCAACTAGAGAACCAGAGCTAG
- the LOC114408247 gene encoding protein AE7-like — protein sequence MVTELINANPIIYEKKERRAPSAPSAPHDEYAVEPIHQQEVFDHIRDIKDPEHPYSLEELKVITEEAVEVDDQRNYVRVTFTPTVEHCSMATVIGLCLRVKLMRSLPSRYKVDIRVAPGSHATEAAVNKQLNDKERVAAALENPNLLNMVDDCLAPSYD from the exons ATGGTAACTGAGTTAATCAATGCGAACCCTATCATATATGAAAAGAAAGAGCGTCGAGCTCCATCTGCTCCATCTGCTCCCCATGATGAGTATGCTGTCGAACCAATCCACCAACAAGAGGTTTTTG ATCATATAAGAGATATAAAGGACCCTGAGCATCCATATTCCTTGGAAGAGCTTAAGGTGATTACTGAGGAAGCAGTTGAAGTTGATGATCAGCGTAATTATGTGAG GGTTACATTTACTCCAACAGTGGAACATTGCAGTATGGCAACGGTTATAGGTCTATGCTTACGTGTCAAGCTCATGAGAAGCTTGCCTTCACGATACAAG GTGGATATCAGAGTGGCACCTGGATCTCATGCAACTGAAGCTGCAG TTAACAAACAATTAAATGATAAAGAACGGGTGGCAGCTGCACTGGAAAACCCAAACCTTCTGAATATGGTTGATGATTGCCTTGCTCCATCTTATGATTGA